One genomic region from Haloarcula taiwanensis encodes:
- a CDS encoding copper-translocating P-type ATPase: MTHCTLCDLPVDAPVTDDAVEGTFCCRGCLEVARTLDDPATETRDAADTGPDPDDADGETAFLSVDGMHCATCETFLEARATDHDGIVAAAASYPTGTMKLTYDADALTESDLTDAVAGTGYGASLQATETDDEYELEGRLIVGGFFGMMTMLWYILFLYPAYLGVDSSLLLFDPSGQAGAYLLWNMAVMTGVVVGYTGWPLLRGAYVSLRAGRPNMDLLVAMAAVTAFLYSVVAVILGHTEVYFDVATVIVMAVSVGDYYQDRVRRRALDRLTEFTTQRADSARRRADGDHEEVAVSDLDPGDEVVVRSGERVPVDGTVVEGTAAVDESLVTGESLAVRKTAGDEVIGGSLVTQGGVVARVGPDAESTVDRLTNLLWEVQSTRGGVQRLVDRIAAVFVPLVVVLAVLATGGHLVTGATLTDAMLTGLAVLVVSCPCALGLATPLATAAGIRRALDGGTVVTGDAVFETATDADVVAFDKTGTLTTGEMELLERADDRAMARAAAVEQFADHPVAEAVTDAVPVPDAAVSAFEQHPGQGVSATVDGDRVVVGTRALFEDLGFEVPSGLRSRCERATENGRVPALVGWDGTARDVLVAGDRLRANWESVVSTLARDRDVVVITGDRPEAAAPFDRHDGVDEVFAGVPPEAKAEVVERLQSRGTVAMVGDGSNDAPALAAADVGIAMASGTSLAADAADAVVTTDDLRAVPDVFAVTAATRTRVRQNLAWAFCYNAVALPLALLGVLNPLFAALAMTASSLLVVGNSTRTLAGTASHGEANADEPAAPKQPAAAD, translated from the coding sequence ATGACCCACTGTACGCTCTGTGATCTGCCGGTCGATGCGCCAGTCACCGACGACGCGGTCGAGGGGACGTTCTGCTGTCGCGGCTGTCTGGAAGTCGCGCGAACCCTTGACGACCCGGCGACGGAAACCCGCGACGCCGCCGACACTGGCCCCGACCCGGACGACGCCGACGGTGAAACGGCTTTCCTCTCGGTCGACGGGATGCACTGTGCGACCTGCGAAACGTTCCTCGAAGCGCGGGCCACAGACCACGATGGCATCGTCGCCGCGGCCGCCAGCTATCCGACGGGGACGATGAAACTCACCTATGACGCCGACGCACTCACGGAATCGGACCTCACAGACGCGGTGGCCGGCACCGGCTACGGCGCCAGCCTGCAGGCCACGGAGACCGACGACGAGTACGAACTGGAGGGCCGGCTCATCGTCGGCGGCTTCTTCGGGATGATGACCATGCTCTGGTACATCCTCTTTCTCTACCCGGCGTATCTCGGCGTCGATTCGTCCCTGTTACTGTTCGACCCGTCGGGGCAGGCAGGAGCTTACCTGCTGTGGAACATGGCCGTGATGACCGGCGTCGTGGTCGGCTACACCGGGTGGCCGTTGCTTCGCGGGGCCTACGTCAGCCTCCGGGCCGGCCGGCCGAACATGGACCTGCTGGTGGCGATGGCTGCCGTGACCGCTTTCCTGTACAGCGTCGTCGCCGTCATTTTGGGACATACAGAGGTGTACTTCGACGTGGCGACGGTCATCGTCATGGCAGTCTCGGTCGGCGACTACTACCAGGACCGGGTCCGGCGGCGGGCGCTGGACCGCCTCACCGAGTTCACGACACAGCGGGCCGACAGCGCCCGGCGACGCGCCGACGGGGACCACGAGGAGGTCGCGGTCAGCGACCTCGACCCGGGCGACGAAGTCGTCGTCCGGTCCGGCGAGCGCGTCCCGGTCGACGGCACGGTCGTCGAGGGGACCGCGGCCGTCGACGAGTCCCTCGTCACCGGCGAGTCCCTGGCCGTCCGGAAGACCGCGGGCGACGAGGTCATCGGCGGGTCGCTGGTGACACAGGGCGGCGTCGTCGCCCGCGTCGGGCCCGACGCCGAGAGCACCGTCGACCGCCTGACGAACCTGCTGTGGGAGGTCCAGAGCACGCGCGGCGGCGTCCAGCGGCTGGTCGACCGAATCGCCGCCGTCTTCGTCCCGCTGGTGGTCGTTCTGGCTGTGCTCGCCACCGGCGGGCATCTCGTCACCGGCGCAACGCTGACGGACGCAATGCTGACCGGGCTGGCGGTGCTCGTGGTCTCCTGTCCCTGCGCGCTGGGGCTTGCGACGCCGCTTGCGACCGCGGCCGGCATCCGCCGGGCGCTGGACGGCGGCACCGTCGTCACTGGCGACGCGGTGTTCGAGACGGCGACCGACGCGGACGTGGTTGCCTTCGACAAGACGGGCACGCTGACGACCGGCGAGATGGAACTGCTGGAGCGGGCCGACGACCGGGCGATGGCCCGGGCGGCCGCCGTCGAGCAGTTCGCGGACCATCCCGTAGCCGAGGCGGTGACCGACGCCGTTCCGGTCCCCGACGCGGCCGTCTCGGCGTTCGAGCAACACCCGGGCCAGGGCGTCAGCGCGACGGTCGACGGGGACCGGGTCGTCGTCGGGACCCGGGCGCTGTTCGAGGACCTCGGGTTCGAGGTGCCAAGCGGGCTCCGGAGCCGGTGTGAGCGCGCGACCGAGAACGGGCGGGTCCCGGCGCTGGTCGGCTGGGACGGCACGGCGCGGGACGTACTCGTCGCGGGGGACAGGCTCCGCGCGAACTGGGAGTCGGTCGTCTCGACGCTCGCCCGGGACCGCGACGTGGTCGTCATCACCGGCGACCGCCCCGAGGCCGCCGCCCCCTTCGACCGCCACGACGGCGTCGACGAGGTGTTTGCTGGCGTCCCGCCGGAGGCGAAAGCCGAGGTCGTCGAGCGGCTGCAGTCCCGCGGGACCGTCGCCATGGTCGGCGACGGGAGCAACGACGCGCCGGCGCTCGCCGCCGCCGACGTGGGTATCGCCATGGCGTCGGGCACGTCGCTGGCCGCCGACGCGGCCGACGCGGTCGTGACGACCGACGACCTGCGGGCCGTCCCCGACGTGTTCGCGGTGACGGCCGCGACCCGCACCCGCGTCCGCCAGAACCTCGCGTGGGCGTTCTGTTACAACGCCGTTGCGCTCCCGCTCGCGCTGCTCGGCGTTCTCAATCCGCTGTTTGCGGCCCTGGCGATGACGGCGAGCAGTCTGCTCGTCGTGGGCAACTCCACGCGGACGCTGGCGGGGACAGCGTCACACGGCGAGGCGAATGCTGACGAACCGGCCGCACCGAAACAGCCAGCAGCGGCCGACTGA
- a CDS encoding halocyanin, with product MALSRRQFVGAAAGTAALAATGTATAQEEPDYGGWFDDVSNYDGTVDKRGQDTVTITVGAQGNNGAFAFDPAAVMVSPGTEVVWEWTGEGGGHNVVSDGDGPLDSGGAVSEAGTTYSHTFESEGIFKYVCVPHEALGMKGAVVVRPGSSGGGSGSGGQQQQGPPANPDYGGWFDDVSNYDGTTVDRTGDDSVEISVGAQGNNGAFAFDPPAVRVTPGTEVTWKWTGEGGGHNVVSDGDGPLDSGDPVSESGTTYSHTFEEMGVYKYVCTPHASLGMKGAVVVGGPLDGSGGGSGGGSGQEGSGIELSGPQWLLSGSVLLAFFSPLLFAVAMRRRQNGRPPQTGDSGELRRATGPEPVEEAAETEPAVELGHDEYDPKGTAALVAFYFVLIALLWVFMYFVEFLGRVSIIG from the coding sequence ATGGCGCTGAGTCGTCGACAGTTCGTCGGTGCCGCAGCCGGGACAGCGGCACTGGCCGCAACCGGCACGGCGACAGCACAGGAGGAACCGGACTACGGCGGCTGGTTCGATGACGTTTCGAACTACGACGGGACCGTCGACAAGCGCGGGCAAGACACCGTTACGATCACTGTCGGCGCGCAGGGGAACAACGGCGCGTTCGCCTTCGACCCGGCCGCGGTGATGGTCAGTCCTGGCACGGAGGTCGTCTGGGAATGGACCGGCGAGGGCGGCGGCCACAACGTCGTCTCGGACGGCGACGGGCCGCTCGACTCCGGGGGCGCGGTCAGCGAAGCCGGCACGACCTACAGCCACACCTTCGAATCGGAGGGTATCTTCAAGTACGTCTGCGTCCCACACGAGGCGCTCGGGATGAAAGGTGCGGTCGTCGTTCGGCCCGGCAGTTCGGGCGGGGGCAGCGGCTCCGGCGGCCAACAACAGCAAGGACCGCCAGCGAACCCAGACTACGGCGGTTGGTTCGATGACGTTTCGAACTACGACGGCACTACCGTCGACAGAACTGGCGACGACAGCGTCGAGATATCGGTCGGGGCACAGGGGAACAACGGCGCGTTCGCCTTCGACCCGCCCGCAGTGCGGGTGACGCCTGGGACAGAAGTGACGTGGAAGTGGACTGGTGAGGGTGGCGGCCACAACGTTGTTTCGGATGGCGATGGCCCGCTGGACTCCGGTGACCCAGTCAGCGAATCGGGGACCACCTACAGCCATACCTTCGAAGAGATGGGCGTGTACAAGTACGTCTGTACGCCTCATGCGTCACTCGGGATGAAGGGCGCTGTCGTTGTCGGTGGCCCGCTCGATGGCAGCGGTGGCGGCAGTGGCGGCGGAAGCGGACAGGAAGGTAGCGGTATCGAACTCTCCGGCCCGCAGTGGCTCCTCTCAGGCTCGGTCCTGCTTGCGTTCTTCTCGCCGCTGTTGTTCGCAGTCGCGATGCGACGCCGCCAGAACGGGCGGCCGCCACAGACGGGAGACAGTGGCGAGCTGCGTCGGGCGACCGGCCCGGAGCCGGTTGAAGAGGCTGCCGAAACTGAACCGGCCGTCGAGCTGGGCCACGACGAGTACGACCCGAAGGGAACGGCGGCGCTGGTCGCCTTCTACTTCGTGTTGATTGCCCTGCTGTGGGTGTTCATGTACTTCGTCGAGTTCCTCGGCCGCGTCTCCATAATCGGGTGA
- a CDS encoding cytochrome C oxidase subunit II: MQVHRFEKVWLGAAILLIVGFIATIAYGSVGVGVGMVDDSGGQISAQEVQNGNTGTQFDDPGVVKEDGQYVVYVVARQFQFVPGSGDNPVQVPAGANVTFRVTSADVVHGFSVVETNINTMVIPGQVSEVSARFNEPGTYGLICHEYCGAAHHTMGGSVEVVPPEEYDMQQENISQSADDAQAQEEADQ, translated from the coding sequence ATGCAGGTTCATAGATTCGAAAAAGTTTGGCTCGGTGCAGCGATACTGCTCATCGTCGGGTTCATCGCGACCATCGCGTACGGTTCGGTCGGCGTTGGCGTCGGGATGGTCGATGATTCGGGCGGACAGATCAGCGCACAGGAGGTACAGAACGGGAACACTGGCACCCAGTTCGACGACCCCGGTGTCGTCAAAGAGGACGGGCAGTACGTCGTGTACGTCGTCGCCCGGCAGTTCCAGTTCGTTCCGGGAAGCGGAGACAATCCGGTGCAGGTGCCCGCAGGTGCCAACGTAACGTTCAGAGTAACCAGTGCAGACGTGGTACACGGCTTCTCTGTGGTCGAAACCAACATCAACACGATGGTCATCCCGGGCCAAGTTTCCGAAGTCTCGGCCCGGTTCAACGAACCCGGTACCTACGGGCTCATCTGCCACGAATACTGCGGGGCGGCCCATCACACGATGGGTGGCTCCGTCGAAGTCGTCCCGCCGGAGGAGTACGATATGCAACAGGAGAACATCAGTCAGTCCGCAGATGATGCACAGGCCCAGGAGGAGGCGGATCAGTAA
- a CDS encoding cytochrome C oxidase subunit I, translating into MVFVDSYPKTSKLVRSEFIVAFAALGIGALFGIIQSLHRTGVFRGFVSSADYYTILTGHGVLLALVFTTFFIAGLFTWAVANSLERELPHRIAWSAFWVMLTGTVLAAVSIIGGIVGAPSVLGHDLEADVLFTFYAPMKAHPAFYIGAALIIVGSWIAGLAYFKALWEWRSENPDERIPLQTFMVLTTMLMWYVSTIGVAVEVVVFLIPWSLGLIQNIDPLLTRTLFWYFGHPVVYFWLMPAYLVWYTILPKLAGGRLFSDPLARVVFVAFLLLSTPVGFHHQYTDPGIPSGYKFIAMTNTMFLLLPSLLTAFTVVASVEHGARQRGAKGYISWLRDLPWGKPAFAGCMLAGLMFAAGGFSGMINAGMNINYLIHNTIWVPGHFHLTVGTAFALTAMAISYWLVPQITGKKLRQRSLASVQPYVWFVGMAVMSNAMHRAGLAGIPRRTAEPTYDEFAFEGVAGTVGEMRLQIAIGGFLLFVGAAMFLIVMADTLLARRGGTLSVNGNIPEPLSGADHSPRILDNYKLWTAIALLLIVIAYGPPLASMVADGLFAPGSPPIPV; encoded by the coding sequence ATGGTGTTCGTCGACTCCTATCCGAAAACGTCGAAACTCGTCCGGAGCGAGTTTATTGTGGCATTTGCCGCCCTCGGAATCGGCGCGCTATTTGGCATCATCCAGTCGCTTCACCGCACTGGCGTGTTCCGCGGGTTCGTCAGTTCGGCGGACTACTACACGATTCTGACGGGCCACGGCGTCCTGCTGGCGCTCGTGTTCACCACGTTCTTCATCGCGGGGCTGTTCACGTGGGCTGTCGCTAACAGCCTCGAACGCGAGCTACCACACCGCATCGCTTGGTCGGCCTTCTGGGTAATGCTCACGGGGACAGTGCTCGCGGCCGTGTCCATCATCGGTGGTATCGTCGGCGCGCCGTCGGTTCTGGGTCACGACCTCGAAGCCGACGTGCTGTTTACCTTCTACGCCCCGATGAAGGCGCACCCGGCGTTTTACATCGGTGCCGCGCTCATCATCGTCGGTTCGTGGATCGCCGGCCTCGCGTACTTCAAGGCGCTGTGGGAGTGGCGCTCTGAGAACCCGGATGAGCGCATTCCCCTGCAGACGTTCATGGTCCTGACGACGATGCTGATGTGGTACGTCTCCACCATCGGCGTCGCCGTCGAGGTCGTCGTATTCCTCATCCCGTGGTCGCTCGGACTTATCCAGAACATCGACCCGCTGCTGACCCGGACACTGTTCTGGTACTTCGGCCACCCGGTCGTGTACTTCTGGCTCATGCCGGCGTACCTCGTCTGGTACACTATCCTGCCGAAACTGGCCGGCGGGCGACTGTTCAGTGACCCGCTCGCTCGCGTGGTCTTCGTCGCTTTCCTCCTGCTGTCGACCCCGGTCGGCTTCCACCACCAGTACACCGACCCCGGTATCCCGTCAGGGTACAAGTTCATCGCGATGACGAACACGATGTTCCTCCTGTTGCCCTCGCTGTTGACCGCGTTCACCGTGGTTGCCTCGGTTGAGCATGGGGCTCGCCAGCGGGGTGCAAAGGGCTACATCTCTTGGCTTCGGGATCTGCCCTGGGGTAAGCCGGCCTTCGCCGGCTGTATGCTCGCCGGGCTGATGTTCGCCGCCGGTGGCTTCTCCGGCATGATTAACGCCGGGATGAACATCAACTACCTCATCCACAACACCATCTGGGTGCCTGGCCACTTCCACCTCACCGTCGGGACCGCGTTCGCACTGACGGCGATGGCTATCAGCTACTGGCTGGTCCCACAGATCACCGGGAAGAAACTCCGACAGCGAAGCCTTGCTTCAGTGCAGCCGTACGTCTGGTTCGTGGGCATGGCAGTGATGTCGAACGCAATGCACCGTGCGGGCCTCGCCGGTATCCCGCGACGGACTGCCGAACCGACCTACGACGAGTTCGCGTTCGAGGGTGTCGCCGGAACGGTCGGCGAGATGCGCCTGCAGATCGCTATCGGCGGCTTCCTGCTGTTCGTCGGCGCGGCGATGTTCCTCATCGTCATGGCCGACACCCTGCTCGCTCGCCGTGGCGGGACGCTGTCGGTCAACGGCAATATCCCGGAACCGCTGTCCGGCGCCGATCACAGCCCGCGCATCCTCGACAACTACAAGCTCTGGACGGCGATTGCCCTGCTGCTCATCGTCATCGCCTACGGGCCGCCGCTCGCCAGCATGGTTGCTGACGGACTATTCGCGCCCGGTAGCCCGCCAATCCCAGTCTAA
- a CDS encoding zinc ribbon domain-containing protein, producing MERGRLWLEVRESAALLRVETWLFVGMGVAWLVYGGWVLATGLLLAQFPGLERPVLATFAGRTVSLRTVLATGLWLGGPSLATVVLINRRLRNRHGNLVDAYRLDHPSLLLAIPGSVLLGCLLVSLSLGQRGPLTVVALFGTVHLVVRTVAYGHRVYTLSVPSFLSLLVFVSAVSLSTGWLVQMVTAPGVQSGLSPWLTQAGVSPVGEAALQLMGVQPAQATLLCIAVPGVLASAYLLFQLLAGAVVRIRAPLSNPQRRPDQRFPVMPPVGTAQNGEGSPAAEQAADAAPESRDQTGEETDTEAAGSDVESPGHTGTRVFSPDEVPAAEPAAHESAQNNAQSSDDDADPEGPVDHSGTDMDSETAGPGDTNETTDEAWMDDTSVFTPGGRDAGQSYCSECGESLPSDADICPSCDDPVDG from the coding sequence ATGGAGCGTGGTCGACTGTGGCTGGAAGTCCGTGAGTCCGCCGCATTACTGCGAGTTGAAACCTGGCTGTTTGTTGGCATGGGCGTGGCATGGCTCGTCTACGGTGGCTGGGTACTCGCGACGGGGCTGCTGCTGGCGCAGTTCCCGGGGCTCGAACGACCTGTTCTCGCGACATTTGCTGGTCGAACCGTCTCGCTACGAACTGTACTTGCCACTGGTCTCTGGCTCGGCGGTCCGTCGCTGGCCACCGTCGTCCTCATCAACCGCCGGCTTCGGAACAGGCACGGCAACCTCGTCGACGCGTATCGGCTGGACCACCCGAGTCTGTTGCTCGCTATCCCCGGCAGTGTGCTCCTCGGCTGCCTGCTGGTGAGTCTGAGTCTCGGTCAGCGAGGGCCGCTCACGGTGGTTGCACTGTTCGGAACAGTGCATCTGGTCGTTCGGACCGTCGCTTACGGTCACCGTGTGTACACACTTTCGGTCCCCTCATTCCTGTCGCTGCTGGTGTTTGTAAGCGCAGTCTCGCTTAGTACTGGGTGGCTGGTCCAGATGGTCACCGCACCCGGCGTCCAGTCGGGGCTGTCACCGTGGCTGACTCAGGCCGGCGTTAGTCCCGTGGGTGAGGCGGCACTCCAACTGATGGGCGTCCAGCCAGCACAGGCCACACTCCTCTGCATTGCCGTCCCCGGTGTACTGGCGAGTGCGTACCTCCTCTTCCAGTTGCTCGCCGGGGCCGTCGTCAGAATCCGCGCACCGCTTTCGAACCCGCAGCGCCGTCCTGACCAGCGGTTCCCGGTTATGCCGCCGGTCGGGACGGCGCAAAACGGCGAGGGGAGCCCAGCTGCCGAACAGGCTGCCGACGCCGCACCGGAGTCCCGGGACCAGACTGGAGAGGAAACCGACACGGAAGCCGCTGGCAGTGACGTGGAGTCACCGGGGCACACCGGGACACGAGTGTTTTCACCCGACGAGGTTCCGGCGGCGGAACCGGCAGCTCACGAATCAGCACAGAACAACGCGCAGTCGTCAGACGACGACGCGGACCCTGAGGGCCCGGTCGACCACAGTGGTACAGACATGGACTCGGAGACGGCTGGACCGGGCGATACGAATGAGACAACCGACGAAGCGTGGATGGATGATACGTCTGTCTTCACGCCGGGCGGCCGCGACGCCGGCCAGTCGTACTGTAGCGAATGCGGCGAGTCGCTTCCGTCTGATGCCGACATCTGCCCGTCCTGTGACGACCCCGTCGACGGGTGA
- a CDS encoding DNA-binding protein — protein MPESDRTVKCPICDEDFDPTVAGGWCTNPDCGEWQHTDESAADFATDDGVPDDADLIPEGTDETDPMDGRAVEATDESDTPDSHTEDEASADAASDTGAAEVGDETAETAETATEHETDADIEAENGTRPNGTTEPDEADGTSKQHSSDSDEDAETSDETSEADDDVATISCPDCDHELDADANFCVACGADVQDITPEDDGSLDACPSCDTAVDDDASFCVNCGEDLDAHRGDRDTSTADSTAESSTADETESEPAATGNAVDTLASQSTDDATVPDKLVLAVEGRDITVEDGDRIGREIRAALLDAGRPEDEAVRIHREHVRFDRQPDGYYVVDLGDNPTRLNETQLQKGDREPIQPGDELELSGVATMTIRAA, from the coding sequence ATGCCTGAATCCGACCGCACGGTAAAATGCCCCATATGCGACGAGGATTTTGATCCGACAGTCGCGGGCGGATGGTGCACAAACCCGGACTGTGGTGAGTGGCAACACACTGACGAAAGCGCCGCCGATTTTGCTACCGATGATGGGGTACCGGACGACGCCGACCTGATACCGGAAGGCACGGACGAGACGGACCCAATGGATGGCCGGGCCGTAGAGGCTACCGACGAATCCGACACCCCTGATAGCCACACCGAAGACGAAGCATCGGCGGATGCGGCCTCGGATACTGGGGCAGCCGAGGTCGGTGACGAGACGGCGGAAACGGCAGAGACAGCGACGGAACACGAAACTGACGCCGACATCGAGGCCGAAAACGGAACCAGGCCGAACGGTACGACGGAACCCGACGAGGCCGATGGGACCTCGAAACAGCACAGCAGTGACTCTGATGAGGACGCCGAGACATCCGACGAAACCTCGGAGGCAGATGACGACGTGGCGACGATTAGCTGTCCGGACTGTGACCACGAACTTGACGCCGATGCGAATTTCTGTGTCGCCTGTGGTGCCGACGTACAGGACATCACACCGGAAGACGACGGTTCACTCGACGCGTGCCCGTCCTGTGACACCGCTGTTGACGACGACGCCAGTTTCTGTGTCAACTGTGGGGAAGATCTCGACGCGCATCGCGGCGACCGTGACACATCGACGGCTGATTCGACAGCTGAGTCGTCGACTGCCGACGAGACGGAGAGTGAGCCAGCAGCCACGGGCAACGCCGTCGACACACTCGCCTCACAGTCCACCGACGACGCGACGGTCCCGGACAAACTCGTCCTCGCGGTCGAAGGTCGAGACATCACCGTCGAAGACGGGGACCGCATCGGCCGGGAAATCCGGGCGGCGCTACTGGACGCCGGGCGACCGGAAGACGAAGCGGTCCGAATCCACCGCGAACACGTCCGGTTTGACCGACAGCCCGACGGGTACTATGTCGTCGATCTCGGGGACAACCCGACGCGGCTGAACGAGACCCAACTGCAGAAGGGCGACCGGGAACCAATCCAACCGGGCGACGAACTCGAACTGTCTGGTGTCGCCACGATGACAATTCGGGCGGCGTGA
- a CDS encoding protein phosphatase, which produces MRYSTNYDIGDRKRGQGINEDSVSLTVFEEGHRDGYRGQDRPQSKEPVTAGGDETADVTGETAGTETAADTADDTDAADTADADTSDTDGDGKPMNRSAGVFVVADGAGGHDAGDIASYITTTIVAEQLAPVAIRTARSYPGGFDVDVARDVLPDPPGERELETAVAEAITAAHREIIRYANETGTQSYTTVVAGIYADGKLHYGWVGDSRAYVVNSVRETISPLTRDHAVVQEWVDNDEIDPVEAHVHPNGNEITRALGGSGYEDPDEATVGVDTRTVRLYAEDTVLATSDGLIDAQTDAPELYEEYVDSDHADTVAERIREAAVTDDEIRDVVLDAASLDAASQEFVSLANNRGGKDNISVLLFADSALPKTPESGGMPVRDIDPDLDISERDTVIMTDE; this is translated from the coding sequence ATGAGATACAGTACGAACTATGACATCGGCGACAGGAAGCGAGGACAGGGCATTAACGAGGACAGCGTCTCTTTGACGGTGTTTGAGGAGGGCCATCGAGACGGCTACCGCGGGCAAGACAGACCACAGTCGAAGGAGCCGGTCACAGCAGGCGGCGACGAGACGGCGGATGTGACAGGCGAGACAGCCGGTACTGAGACGGCGGCCGATACCGCTGACGACACGGACGCAGCCGACACTGCCGACGCAGATACGTCTGACACCGATGGCGATGGGAAGCCGATGAACCGCTCGGCCGGCGTGTTCGTGGTCGCTGACGGCGCTGGCGGACACGATGCCGGCGATATCGCGTCGTACATCACGACGACTATTGTGGCTGAACAGCTTGCCCCCGTGGCGATCCGGACGGCCCGGAGCTATCCCGGAGGCTTCGATGTGGATGTGGCCCGTGACGTCCTTCCGGACCCGCCCGGTGAGCGCGAACTCGAAACTGCCGTGGCGGAGGCGATTACGGCGGCCCACCGCGAGATCATCCGGTACGCAAACGAGACCGGGACCCAATCCTACACGACGGTTGTCGCGGGGATCTACGCCGACGGCAAGCTCCATTACGGCTGGGTCGGTGATAGCCGGGCCTACGTCGTCAACAGTGTCCGTGAAACGATCTCGCCGTTGACCAGAGATCACGCCGTCGTTCAGGAATGGGTCGACAACGACGAAATCGACCCCGTCGAGGCACACGTCCACCCGAACGGGAACGAGATCACACGCGCGCTGGGCGGGTCCGGCTACGAGGACCCCGACGAGGCGACTGTCGGGGTGGACACGCGCACAGTCAGGCTGTACGCGGAAGACACGGTGTTGGCGACCAGCGACGGACTCATCGACGCCCAGACCGACGCACCGGAACTGTACGAGGAGTACGTTGATTCGGACCACGCCGATACGGTGGCCGAGCGTATCCGCGAAGCGGCTGTCACGGACGACGAGATCCGTGACGTTGTCCTCGACGCAGCGTCCCTCGACGCGGCGAGTCAGGAGTTCGTGTCACTGGCAAACAACCGCGGCGGGAAGGACAACATCTCCGTGCTCCTGTTTGCTGATAGTGCGCTCCCGAAAACGCCGGAAAGCGGCGGTATGCCAGTTCGAGATATCGATCCAGACCTCGATATTTCCGAACGTGACACAGTGATCATGACAGACGAGTAG
- a CDS encoding serine/threonine protein kinase codes for MNWEPESGDVIAGQYELKEFLGKGGFAKAFRARDIDSGESVAVKYPNYTESQNDPDIIEEYFKKEVDSLERIRRAGGHENVMDYYDQVIERDVPFLVVQLIVDGIELDEVIDQHGPIDDSEQVRQIGIDLCDAMGFLHENEIVYRDLKPENVMLTPDITPTLIDFNTATGFDASGDPASGNTGTTILGPFKPREVAEASRTDVRQGPWSDVYSIGKILLFLLKGSVPKKDGVNPQAFGADCDDYLAEIVERATQSHYRDRYRNATVLKEVLERRDPTPPATASVTYIQADRQFTVEPGDTIGRQGASGPPASITIEDPQGEYISSVQVQFDIEDGEWALHDRSLNGTFVQKGAGWQRVLSEPGRNRLRSEGEDPTDRHGDVPPESVTLSDGDLVSLVHPTYGVTFEFHPEES; via the coding sequence ATGAACTGGGAACCTGAGAGCGGTGATGTCATTGCCGGCCAGTACGAACTTAAGGAGTTCCTCGGCAAGGGGGGGTTCGCAAAGGCGTTCCGCGCCAGAGACATCGACAGCGGCGAGTCGGTCGCCGTGAAATACCCCAACTACACCGAATCCCAGAACGACCCCGACATCATTGAGGAGTACTTCAAAAAGGAGGTCGACTCGCTGGAACGCATCCGCCGAGCCGGCGGCCACGAGAACGTGATGGATTACTACGATCAGGTCATAGAGCGTGACGTTCCGTTTCTGGTCGTCCAGCTGATCGTCGACGGGATCGAGCTCGACGAAGTCATCGACCAGCACGGCCCGATCGACGACAGCGAGCAGGTCCGCCAGATCGGCATCGATCTCTGTGACGCGATGGGGTTTCTCCACGAGAACGAGATCGTCTACCGGGACCTGAAACCGGAGAACGTGATGCTCACGCCCGACATCACGCCCACACTGATCGATTTCAACACGGCGACGGGCTTCGACGCCTCCGGGGACCCCGCCTCTGGGAACACCGGGACGACAATTCTGGGGCCGTTCAAGCCCCGTGAAGTCGCCGAGGCCAGCCGGACTGACGTTCGGCAGGGGCCGTGGTCGGACGTGTATTCTATCGGGAAGATACTCCTGTTCCTGCTCAAGGGGAGCGTCCCGAAGAAAGACGGGGTGAACCCGCAAGCGTTCGGGGCCGACTGCGACGATTATCTGGCCGAAATCGTCGAACGGGCCACGCAATCACATTATCGCGACAGATACCGGAACGCGACGGTCCTCAAGGAGGTGCTTGAACGGCGCGATCCGACGCCGCCCGCGACAGCGTCGGTGACGTACATCCAGGCGGACAGGCAGTTCACCGTTGAACCGGGCGACACTATCGGGCGACAGGGCGCGAGCGGTCCCCCGGCATCGATAACAATCGAAGATCCGCAGGGAGAGTACATCTCCTCGGTGCAGGTACAGTTCGATATCGAGGACGGCGAGTGGGCCCTCCACGACCGGAGCCTCAACGGGACGTTCGTCCAGAAAGGGGCTGGCTGGCAGCGAGTCCTCTCCGAACCCGGACGCAACCGCCTGCGTTCCGAAGGCGAGGACCCGACCGACAGACACGGCGACGTGCCCCCCGAATCGGTGACACTCAGTGACGGCGATCTGGTGTCGCTGGTCCATCCGACCTACGGGGTCACGTTCGAGTTCCACCCGGAGGAGTCATGA